The sequence GATGCCCGCGATGACGAGGAAGAGCGCGTGCAGGATGCTCGGCCCCCAGACATCGCCGATTCCGAAGAGAAGCCCGCCGACATGGTCGAGGTGACCCGGCAGCGCCTCCACATGCCGCAGCACGGCCCAGTCCGCGAGCCAGATCGCGGCGGCGAAGCTCCAGATCCCCCACATGCCGAAGCGGACGCGCAGCGCGACGAGGAAGATGATGAGGAGGAGCAGCAGCGCATACATCTTGAAGATGTTGGCGAGCGGCGCCGTCTTCACCAGCGCGAGCGCGCCGACGAAGCGCGCTACCCCGATCTCGCCCACGATCAGTGCGACGAGCGCCAGCAGGACGAAGCAGAGGTAACAGACGATCGCCCGGTTGATCAGCGCGATCGACAGCCCGCGGCGGTCGCGGTGGAATTTCCGGGTGTAGACGATCTCGGCCATGATGCCGAAGAGAACGAGAAGCGCCGGCGTGGCGGTCCGTGTCACGGACTTCACCACGAGGTAGACGTTCTCGCTCATCAGATCTTCGAAGTCGTAGTGCAGCACGGTGTGCGACACCAAAGCGAAGGTCACGGTCAGAAAGCGCAGGATATCCAGCGACAGAATCCGGTTGGATCGGTCCACGACGAGCCTCATAAAAAATGGCCCAGCCGTAACCCGACCAAAGGCCCCCCGCCGAAAAGTGTAGCCGAATGTTGCAGTGCGTCCAACGAACGGGTGCTGAAAATTCAACTTGACGTTGCATTGCAGCATGCCGACTCGCCTTGAGGTTGCGATTTAGATTGGTTCTAAAGAGAACTTGAACAATTCACTCGGAAAGGGCATGTAGGGAAAGCAATCAGAAGGGGGTGCCCCATGTTTATCCAGACCGAGGCGACGCCGAACCCGGCCACCCTGAAATTCCTGCCCGGGCAGGCCGTAATGTCCGCCGGCACCGCCGATTTTCCATCCGCTGAGGCGGCGGAGGCTTCGCCGCTCGCCCGCCGCGTCTTCGGCGTCGAGGGCGTGACCGGCGTGTTCTTCGGCCCCGACTTCGTGACCGTGACTAAGGCGGATGCCGTGCAGTGGGACCATGTGAAGCCCGCGATCCTCGGCGCGATCATGGAGCATTTCCAGTCCGGCCAGCCGGTGATGGAGAGCGATGCTGGCACCGTCGGCCATGCCGAGCATACCGGTGAGGACGGTGAGATCGTCGGCCAGATCAAGACGCTGCTCGACACCCGGGTCCGCCCGGCCGTTGCACAGGACGGCGGCGACATCACGTTCCACGGCTTCGACCGCGGCGTGGTCTACCTGCACATGCAGGGTGCGTGCGCGGGCTGCCCGTCGTCGACGATGACGCTGAAGATGGGGATCGAGAACCTGCTGCGGCACTACATCCCCGAGGTGACGGAGGTCCGCCCTGTCGGCGTCTGACCCCCGCATCCTTGCCTTCGACACCTCGGCCGCGCACTGCGCGGCCGCGTTGTTTCAGGGTGGCCGGATGCTCGCCCATGCGCGGGAGGAGATGGCCCGCGGCCAGGCCGAGCGGCTGATGCCGATGCTGGAGGAGGTCTCGGGCTTTGAGGTCGACCTGCTCGCGGTCTGCGTTGGTCCGGGCAACTTCACCGGCATCCGCATCGCGGTGGCCGCGGCCCGGGGGCTGGCGCTTGCCAAGGGCATTCCCGCGGTCGGCGTGAGCGTGCTCGAAAGCCTTGCGCCCGAGAGCGGCGAGGCGCTGGTTCTCGCCGATGCGCGGCAGGAGCGGCTCTATGCCCAGATGTTCCGGGACGGGGTGGCGCAGGCCGACATCCGCCTGACCGATGCCGACGAGATCGCGGAGGCCGCACCCCAGCGCTGGCACGTGGTCGGCCACCGGGCGGAGGAGATCGCGGAGCGCCTCGCCGCCCCCTCCTTCGACGTGCGGGAGGTGGCGGATCTCGCCGCCATCGCCCGGATCGCAGCGACCCGCCCCGATGCTCCGCGCCCGGCACCGCTCTATGTCCGGCCGCCGGACGCGGCGCTGCCCTCCGAACCGCCGCCGGTCATCCTGCCATGATCGACGCGGACGCGCTGGCGGACCTGCATGCCCGCTGCTTCACCGACGGCCCGCGCCCGTGGACGGCGCGTGAGTTCGCCGATTTCGACGCGGCGCCGGAGGCGCTGATCCTGACCGCACCCGGTGCGCTCGCCGTAGCCCAGCAGGCGGGGGACGAGGCCGAACTGCTCACCATCGCCGTCGCCCCGGAAGCCCGCGGCCAGGGCCGCGCCACCGGCCTGCTCGCCGACATGATGGCGGAGCTCGCCCGGCGCGGTGCGCGCTTCCTGTTCCTGGAGGTCGCTGCGGACAACGCGGCCGCGCGCGCACTCTATGCCAGCGCGAGCTTCACCCTGTCGGGCCAGCGCAAGGGCTACTACCGCCGCGGCGATGGCCGCCGGGTAGATGCCCTGGTCCTCTCGCGCCACCTCTAGCCCATCACTCTCTTCAAATACGCAAAAGCCCCCTCCGCCACGTCAGGGCTGACTTTGCCGCGGGGGCGCTCCACCCTGCGGGAAAACGAAGTGAGGGGCCCATGCCGAACATTCTGGATCCGCGCGACATCTCGTTCCTGCTCTACGATCTGCTGGGGCTCGAGGCGCTGCTGGAGGCGACAGGCCATGATCGCGCGACGGCGGATGGCATCCTCGCGACGGCGGAGCGGATGGCCGAGGAGCTGTTCCAGCCCTTCGCCGCCAAGGCCGATGCGGAGGAACCGCGCTTCGACGGCACGCGCGTCCACCTGATCCCGGAGACGGAACCGGCTCTGAAGGCCTATGCCGAGGCGGGCTTCCCGGCGGCGGGATTTGCCGAAGCCGACGGCGGGATGGGGCTGCCCTACCTGCTGTGCCAGGCGGCGGCGGGGTGGTTCACGGCGGCCAATGTGGGCTTTGCGGCCTATCCCTTCCTTGCGCAGGCGGCGGGCAACCTGCTCGCGGCCTACGGGACGGAGGAGCAGAAGGCGAAGTATCTCGCACCGATCGTCGAGGGGCGCTTCTTCGGCACCATGTGCCTCAGCGAGCCGCAGGCGGGCTCGTCGCTCGCCGATATCCGCACACGGGCCGAGCCGCAGGAGGACGGGAGCTATCGGCTCTTCGGCGACAAGATGTGGATCTCGGGCGGGGCGCACGAGATGGGGGAGAACATCGTTCACCTGGTGCTCGCCAAGATCCCCGGCGGGCCGGCGGGGACCAAGGGGATCTCGCTCTTCCTCGTGCCGAAGGTGCTGGAGGACGGCACGCTCAACGACGTCCGGCTGGCCGGTCTCAACCACAAGATGGGCTACCGCGGTGCCACGAACTGTGCGCTGAACTTCGGGGAAGAGGGCGGGGCGGTCGGCTATCTGGTCGGTGAGCCGCACCGCGGCCTCGCCGTGATGTTCCACATGATGAACGAGGCGCGGATCGGCGTGGGGCAGGGCGCGGCGGTGTTGGGTGTCTCGGGCTACCTCCACGCACTCGACTACGCGAAGGAGCGGACGCAGGGCCGCGACGTGACCGAGCGCGATGTGACAACGCCCATGGTGCCGATCATCGAGCATGCGGACGTGCGGCGGCAACTGATGCAGGCGAAGAGCTATGCGGAGGGAGCACTCGCGCTCTGCCTTTACGCCGCGAGCCTCGTGGATCGGGAGAAGGCGGGGGATGCGGCTGCCACGCAGTTGCTGGCGATCCTGACCCCGATCGTGAAGTCCTGGCCCTCGGAATTCGCCCTGCGCGCCAATGACATCGCGATCCAGGTGCACGGCGGCTACGGCTACACGCGGGACTACCCGGTGGAGCGGCTCTACCGCGACAACCGTCTCAACCCGATCCATGAAGGGACGAAGGGCATCCAGGGGATGGACCTGCTCGGCCGCAAGGTGGTGCAGGATGGTGGCGCGCCGCTCCGGGCGCTGCTGGCCGAGATCGGGGCGACGCTCAAGGCCGCCGAAGCAATGCCGGAAGAGCGCGATGCGCTGGCGGCGTTGGTGGGTCGGGTCGGCGAGGTCACGATGGGGATGGCGGCGACGGCGGCGCAGGATCCGAAGGGGTATCTGGCGAACGCGACGGTCTATCTCGACATGCTGGGGCACGTCGTCGTCGGTTGGATGTGGCTGCGCATGGCGCTGGCCGCCGAGAGCCATCCGGATGCCGATTTCGCGGCAGGGAAGAGGGCGGCTTGTCGCTATTTCTTCCGCTACGAGCTGCCGGCGACGGGGCCGTGGCTCGACCTGCTGGCGGCGCAGGATCGTACCTGTCTGGAGGCCGAGGCCTCTTGGTTCTGATATCCGCACTCGAGCAGTGTGTGGAGGGCGGCGCACGACCTTGGGTGGGCGCTTCCTGACGGCGCCGCAAGTCACCGTCGTAGCCAGGCGAGTTTCGGTTCGACGGTTTGAACCGTCGCAAGAGCGCCCTCCCGTGGGGAGGGTCGGGCGCTGCCCGGCCTCTCAGCCGGGCGGAAGGGGGCTTCGATGCGCCTTCAGCCCCCCGTCGGCAGCGTCTCGAAGCAGGGGACGTCGTCGGCGACGATATGGAAGGGCTGCCGATCCTCCATGAAGATTGCAGCCTTCGGTCCGCCGAAGGCCGCCGGATCGTCCAGTGTTCCCACCTTCAGCACCACACCGTTGAGATCGGGACGGCGGGTTGTGATGTGTGTCCCGCACGTCTCACAGAACTCGCGGGTCACCGGCTGCTCCAGATCCGGGCGGGCGAAGCGCTTCGGCGCGCCTGTCACATAGGCGAACCCGTCCGGCGGCAGCACCATGAAGTAGTTCGGCCCGCCGCCCGCGATGTGCTGGCAGGCGCGGCAGTGGCACTGCGCCTTGAAGAGCGGCCGGCCCGTCACCTCGTAGCGCAGCGCGCCGCAATAGCATCCGCCTGTCATCGTCATCTGCCATCCTCCCCGAACCGTGCAGCTACCCGCTATTGCGTATTGTGACGCAATTGTGCGGTTGCTAACACTCACGGCGACGCGACCCCCGGCCCGGAGGGACTTTCCATGCCCGAATTCCAGAAGATCCTGATCGCCAACCGTGGCGAGATTGCCATCCGCATCATGCGTGCGGCCAACGAGCTGGGAAAGAGGACCGTCGCCGTCTTCGCCGAGGAGGACAAGCTGGGCCTGCACCGCTTCAAGGCGGACGAGGCCTACCAGATCGGCGAGGGGCTGGGGCCGGTGGCGGCCTATCTTTCGATCGAGGAG is a genomic window of Pontivivens ytuae containing:
- a CDS encoding acyl-CoA dehydrogenase, yielding MPNILDPRDISFLLYDLLGLEALLEATGHDRATADGILATAERMAEELFQPFAAKADAEEPRFDGTRVHLIPETEPALKAYAEAGFPAAGFAEADGGMGLPYLLCQAAAGWFTAANVGFAAYPFLAQAAGNLLAAYGTEEQKAKYLAPIVEGRFFGTMCLSEPQAGSSLADIRTRAEPQEDGSYRLFGDKMWISGGAHEMGENIVHLVLAKIPGGPAGTKGISLFLVPKVLEDGTLNDVRLAGLNHKMGYRGATNCALNFGEEGGAVGYLVGEPHRGLAVMFHMMNEARIGVGQGAAVLGVSGYLHALDYAKERTQGRDVTERDVTTPMVPIIEHADVRRQLMQAKSYAEGALALCLYAASLVDREKAGDAAATQLLAILTPIVKSWPSEFALRANDIAIQVHGGYGYTRDYPVERLYRDNRLNPIHEGTKGIQGMDLLGRKVVQDGGAPLRALLAEIGATLKAAEAMPEERDALAALVGRVGEVTMGMAATAAQDPKGYLANATVYLDMLGHVVVGWMWLRMALAAESHPDADFAAGKRAACRYFFRYELPATGPWLDLLAAQDRTCLEAEASWF
- the tsaB gene encoding tRNA (adenosine(37)-N6)-threonylcarbamoyltransferase complex dimerization subunit type 1 TsaB, translated to MLAHAREEMARGQAERLMPMLEEVSGFEVDLLAVCVGPGNFTGIRIAVAAARGLALAKGIPAVGVSVLESLAPESGEALVLADARQERLYAQMFRDGVAQADIRLTDADEIAEAAPQRWHVVGHRAEEIAERLAAPSFDVREVADLAAIARIAATRPDAPRPAPLYVRPPDAALPSEPPPVILP
- a CDS encoding GFA family protein; translated protein: MTMTGGCYCGALRYEVTGRPLFKAQCHCRACQHIAGGGPNYFMVLPPDGFAYVTGAPKRFARPDLEQPVTREFCETCGTHITTRRPDLNGVVLKVGTLDDPAAFGGPKAAIFMEDRQPFHIVADDVPCFETLPTGG
- a CDS encoding GNAT family N-acetyltransferase produces the protein MIDADALADLHARCFTDGPRPWTAREFADFDAAPEALILTAPGALAVAQQAGDEAELLTIAVAPEARGQGRATGLLADMMAELARRGARFLFLEVAADNAAARALYASASFTLSGQRKGYYRRGDGRRVDALVLSRHL
- a CDS encoding NifU family protein, with protein sequence MFIQTEATPNPATLKFLPGQAVMSAGTADFPSAEAAEASPLARRVFGVEGVTGVFFGPDFVTVTKADAVQWDHVKPAILGAIMEHFQSGQPVMESDAGTVGHAEHTGEDGEIVGQIKTLLDTRVRPAVAQDGGDITFHGFDRGVVYLHMQGACAGCPSSTMTLKMGIENLLRHYIPEVTEVRPVGV